In the Brucella anthropi ATCC 49188 genome, one interval contains:
- a CDS encoding MarR family winged helix-turn-helix transcriptional regulator, producing MSHPCFCILLRQAARKTSSVYDNALAPLGINVAQFSTLRKIRRAGSISLTELAHLSELDRSTMGRNAKVLQRMGLIEPAASDDHRETSVTLTADGRDLVERGGPLWDQAQEEIEARLGEDGVEQLESLLRSLD from the coding sequence ATGTCACATCCGTGTTTTTGTATCCTTCTGCGCCAGGCAGCCCGCAAGACATCGAGCGTCTATGACAACGCTCTGGCGCCGCTTGGCATCAATGTCGCGCAGTTCAGTACGTTGCGAAAAATCCGTCGTGCGGGTTCCATCTCGCTGACCGAACTTGCACATCTGTCCGAGCTGGATCGGTCGACCATGGGCCGCAATGCGAAGGTTCTGCAGCGCATGGGGCTGATTGAGCCTGCGGCCAGCGACGACCATCGCGAGACCAGTGTAACGCTGACGGCAGACGGTCGCGATCTTGTGGAACGCGGCGGCCCGCTCTGGGATCAGGCGCAGGAAGAAATCGAAGCCAGGCTGGGAGAGGATGGCGTGGAACAGCTGGAAAGCCTGTTACGCAGCCTCGATTGA
- a CDS encoding Lrp/AsnC ligand binding domain-containing protein — translation MKNLDAMDRSILRALQENGRLTNTELADRINLSQTATAERVKRLTREGYILGYSARLSPKMLDRAMLVFIEIKLDRTTPEVFETFSTFTRNNPDILECHMVAGGFDYLVKARVSDMDHYRRFLSEALLSLPGVRESHTYAVMEEVKETAYIAV, via the coding sequence ATGAAGAATCTCGATGCGATGGACAGGAGTATTTTGCGCGCCCTTCAGGAGAACGGGCGTCTGACCAATACCGAACTGGCCGATCGCATAAATCTCTCGCAGACGGCAACTGCAGAACGCGTCAAACGACTGACCCGTGAAGGGTATATTCTCGGCTATTCGGCACGGCTTTCACCCAAGATGCTCGACCGGGCCATGCTGGTCTTTATCGAGATCAAGCTTGATCGCACCACGCCGGAAGTCTTTGAAACCTTCTCGACCTTCACCCGCAACAATCCCGACATTCTGGAATGCCACATGGTTGCGGGCGGCTTCGATTATCTCGTCAAAGCCCGTGTATCCGACATGGATCACTATCGGCGTTTCCTTTCGGAGGCGCTTCTTTCTCTGCCCGGCGTGCGGGAATCGCACACTTACGCCGTGATGGAGGAAGTGAAGGAAACCGCCTATATCGCCGTCTGA
- a CDS encoding anthranilate synthase component I, producing the protein MNAKIADSEIFQHETAGGIVVERVRHLTAYKGAIETYIDALNERRGAVFSSNYEYPGRYTRWDTAIVDPPVAITSRARTMRIEALNARGVILLRPILDTVKALAEVTVDKAEENRIELTIAEPSGTFIEEERSRMPSVFTVLRAIVGLFFSEEDANLGLYGAFGYDLAFQFDPVQYKLKRPDDQRDLVLFIPDEIFVADHYAARAWVDRYEFTCGGSSTHGLARATPAQAFKPSEAKLARGDHNPGEYAKLVERAKESFKRGDLFEVVPGQTFYERCHTAPSEIFRRLKTINPSPYSFFINLGDNEYLVGASPEMFVRVNGRRIETCPISGTIKRGEDAISDSEQILKLLNSKKDESELTMCSDVDRNDKSRVCEPGSVRVIGRRQIEMYSRLIHTVDHIEGRLRDGMDAFDGFLSHAWAVTVTGAPKLWAMRFLEENERSPRAWYGGAIGMMHFNGDMNTGLTLRTIRVKDGVAEIRAGATLLFDSNPEEEEAETELKASAMISAVREAQKSNQIAEERVAAKVGEGISILLVDHEDSFVHTLANYFRQTGATVSTVRSPVAEDVFDRVKPDLVVLSPGPGTPQDFDCKATIDKARKRELPIFGVCLGLQALAEAYGGTLRQLRIPMHGKPSRIRVSKPERIFSGLPKEVTVGRYHSIFADPERLPDDFLVTAETEDGVIMAFEHKKEPVAAVQFHPESIMTLGHNAGMRMIENVVTHLAGKNKARRTNY; encoded by the coding sequence ATGAATGCGAAGATTGCGGATAGCGAGATATTCCAGCACGAGACGGCAGGCGGCATCGTCGTCGAGCGCGTGCGTCACCTCACGGCCTATAAGGGCGCGATCGAGACCTATATCGATGCGCTGAACGAACGGCGTGGTGCGGTGTTTTCGTCGAACTACGAATATCCGGGCCGCTATACGCGATGGGACACGGCTATCGTCGATCCTCCGGTGGCCATCACGTCACGCGCCCGCACCATGCGCATCGAAGCGCTGAATGCGCGCGGCGTCATTCTTCTGCGGCCTATCCTGGACACGGTAAAGGCTCTTGCCGAAGTAACGGTCGACAAGGCCGAAGAAAACCGCATCGAGCTGACCATTGCCGAGCCGAGCGGAACCTTCATCGAGGAAGAGCGCTCGCGCATGCCTTCGGTCTTCACCGTTCTGCGTGCCATTGTAGGTCTGTTCTTCTCTGAGGAAGATGCCAATCTCGGTCTTTACGGTGCCTTCGGTTACGATCTGGCGTTCCAGTTCGATCCGGTTCAGTACAAGTTGAAGCGCCCCGACGATCAGCGCGATCTGGTGCTGTTCATCCCCGATGAAATCTTCGTGGCCGATCACTATGCGGCACGTGCCTGGGTGGATCGTTATGAATTCACCTGCGGTGGCTCATCCACGCATGGTCTCGCACGGGCAACGCCTGCACAGGCCTTCAAACCATCGGAAGCCAAGCTTGCGCGCGGCGATCACAATCCGGGCGAATATGCGAAGCTCGTAGAGCGCGCCAAGGAAAGCTTCAAGCGCGGCGACCTCTTTGAAGTGGTCCCGGGCCAGACCTTCTATGAGCGCTGCCATACCGCGCCATCGGAAATCTTCCGCCGGTTGAAGACGATTAATCCGTCGCCCTATTCGTTCTTCATCAATCTGGGTGACAACGAATATCTGGTCGGCGCATCGCCGGAAATGTTCGTGCGGGTCAACGGACGGCGTATCGAAACCTGCCCCATCTCCGGCACGATCAAGCGCGGCGAAGATGCGATTTCGGATTCGGAACAGATTCTGAAACTGCTGAATTCCAAGAAGGATGAATCCGAGCTGACGATGTGCTCGGACGTGGACCGCAACGACAAGAGCCGTGTCTGCGAGCCGGGTTCTGTACGCGTCATCGGTCGTCGCCAGATCGAGATGTATTCGCGGCTGATCCATACGGTCGATCATATTGAAGGGCGGCTTCGCGACGGCATGGATGCTTTCGACGGGTTCCTCAGCCATGCATGGGCTGTGACCGTGACCGGCGCACCGAAGCTGTGGGCGATGCGTTTCCTTGAGGAAAACGAACGTAGCCCGCGCGCATGGTATGGCGGCGCCATCGGCATGATGCACTTCAATGGCGACATGAACACCGGCCTGACGCTGCGCACCATCCGCGTGAAGGATGGCGTGGCCGAAATTCGGGCTGGTGCAACGCTTCTGTTCGATTCCAATCCGGAGGAGGAAGAAGCCGAAACCGAATTGAAGGCATCGGCGATGATCTCGGCTGTGCGTGAAGCGCAGAAGAGCAATCAAATTGCGGAAGAACGCGTGGCGGCAAAGGTGGGTGAGGGGATATCGATCCTGCTCGTTGATCATGAAGATTCCTTCGTGCACACGCTCGCCAATTATTTCCGCCAGACCGGTGCTACGGTCTCGACGGTGCGTTCGCCTGTCGCCGAAGATGTGTTCGACAGGGTTAAACCTGACCTCGTGGTCCTGTCACCCGGACCGGGCACGCCGCAGGATTTCGATTGCAAGGCGACCATCGACAAGGCGCGCAAGCGGGAACTGCCGATCTTCGGTGTCTGTCTTGGATTGCAGGCACTGGCAGAAGCCTATGGCGGTACGCTGCGCCAGTTGCGTATTCCGATGCACGGCAAGCCGTCGCGCATTCGCGTGTCGAAGCCGGAGCGGATATTCTCGGGCCTGCCAAAGGAAGTGACGGTCGGGCGCTATCATTCGATCTTCGCCGATCCGGAACGTCTGCCAGACGATTTCCTGGTGACGGCAGAGACTGAAGACGGTGTCATCATGGCTTTCGAACACAAGAAGGAACCGGTTGCCGCCGTTCAGTTCCATCCGGAATCCATCATGACCCTTGGTCATAACGCCGGAATGCGCATGATCGAGAATGTGGTGACGCATCTGGCGGGCAAGAACAAGGCGCGCCGTACCAACTACTGA